From one Rhineura floridana isolate rRhiFlo1 chromosome 4, rRhiFlo1.hap2, whole genome shotgun sequence genomic stretch:
- the RARS2 gene encoding probable arginine--tRNA ligase, mitochondrial isoform X2, whose product MISDGPVCSSQSCDPLSGLPSQRKWYDPTCSGRSAASPNLGWSTSRGEGRREEEGRKESAVNCNLATVMAACCFRRSIAAQLSEILEMPQENLIKSIYAVPVSKKGHVADFQLFMSSVLDSSSSNYSRSDIQLQAQKLAKQLKCDAVVSAVSAGEGTVNFTINRELLAKTVLQQVFEDGSKYGIKSELFSGLPKRKFLIEFSSPNIAKKFHVGHLRSTIIGNFIANLKEATGHHVTRINYLGDWGMQFGLLGAGFQQFGSEEKLKSNPLRHLFEVYVQVNKASEEEESIKKLAQNFFRKLEAHEEKAMSLWQHFRDVSIDEYVRMYKRLGVHFDEYSGESFYQEKCQEVLKMLGMKGLLKKSKEGTGIVYLSEKGDFSAVMRSDGTSLYLTRDLAAAIDRMEKNNPDTMIYVTDKSQIPHFQQVFQILKLLGYQWAERCQHVPFGKVQGMKTRKGEVVFLEDVLDEACSMVLENSASAKTTKELDSPLETAERIGLAALIIQDFRGLLLSDYQFSWDRTLQRQGDTGVFLQYTHARLHSLEEMCGTVTQVSCINPACLQDPQAISLIQHLLRYDEILYKSSQDLQPRHIVTYLFKLRQGSVCSRLFVWFWLME is encoded by the exons ATGATATCAGATGGTCCAGTTTGCTCTTCCCAGTCATGTGACCCTCTTTCGGGCTTGCCCAGTCAGAGAAAGTGGTACGATCCAACTTGCAGCGGGAGGTCGGCGGCTTCtcccaatttgggctggtctaCGTCacgtggggaggggagaagagaggaggaaggaaggaaagaaagtgcGGTGAATTGTAATCTAGCAACAGTCATGGCGGCGTGTTGTTTTCGGCGGAGCATTGCTGCTCAG CTTTCAGAAATTCTGGAGATGCCACAAGAAAACTTAATTAAGTCAATATACGCTGTTCCTGTGTCCAAAAAAGG gCATGTTGCTGATTTTCAACTCTTCATGAGTTCTGTGCTAGATTCTAGCTCTAGCAATTACTCAAGGTCAGATATTCAGCTTCAAGCCCAGAAGCTGGCAAAGCAG ctAAAATGTGATGCAGTGGTGAGTGCTGTCAGTGCAGGCGAAGGAACAGTAAACTTCACAATAAATCGAGAATTATTAGCAAAG ACAGTATTGCAGCAAGTGTTTGAGGATGGCTCCAAGTATGGAATAAAGAGTGAACTTTTCTCAGGATTACCCAAAAGAAAGTTTCTAATTGAGTTTAG TTCACCCAACATTGCAAAGAAGTTTCATGTAGGTCATTTGCGTTCTACAATAATAG GAAATTTCATAGCAAATCTCAAAGAAGCAACTGGACATCATGTTACGAGAATAAATTACCTTGGAGATTGGGGCATGCAGTTTG GTTTGTTGGGAGCTGGCTTCCAGCAGTTTGGTTCTGAAGAGAAGCTAAAATCTAATCCTTTACGGCATCTTTTTGAG GTTTATGTACAGGTCAATAAAGCATCAGAAGAGGAGGAAAGCATTAAAAAGCTGGCACAAAATTTCTTTAGAAAATTGGAGGCACATGAAGAAAAAGCAATGTCATTGTGGCAACATTTTAGAGATGTTAGCATTGATGAATATGTCCGGATGTACAAG CGTCTGGGAGTGCATTTTGATGAATATTCTGGAGAATCATTCTATCAAGAGAAATGTCAAGAAGTTTTGAAGATGCTGGGCATGAAAGGGCTCCTTAAGAAATCAAA AGAAGGAACAGGAATAGTTTATCTATCTGAAAAAGGAGACTTTTCTGCTGTAATGCGGAGTGACGGAACCTCACTGTACCTAACAAG AGATCTTGCTGCTGCTATAGACAGAATGGAAAAAAATAATCCTGACACTATGATATATGTG ACAGATAAAAGCCAGATCCCTCATTTTCAACAAGTGTTCCAAATACTAAAGTTACTGGGTTACCAATGGGCAGAAAG GTGCCAGCATGTGCCATTTGGAAAAGTTCAAGGGATGAAGACTCGGAAAGGAGAAGTGGTTTTCCTTGAAGACGTTTTGGATGAAGCTTGCTCCATGGTGCTAGAAAACAGTGCTTCTGCAAAAA CAACCAAAGAACTGGACAGTCCCCTTGAGACTGCTGAAAGGATTGGGCTTGCAGCACTTATCATTCAG GACTTCAGGGGTCTCTTATTGTCCGATTATCAGTTCAGCTGGGATCGTACTCTCCAACGCCAAGGTGACACTGGCGTCTTCCTACAGTATACACATGCCAGACTGCACAG TTTAGAAGAGATGTGTGGAACAGTCACTCAGGTGTCTTGCATTAACCCTGCATGTTTACAAGATCCACAAGCTATTTCCTTAATTCAGCATCTTCTCAG